The Pseudomonas eucalypticola genome has a window encoding:
- a CDS encoding thiamine pyrophosphate-binding protein: MSDLKQTRNGGQILVEALRRNGVDTLYCVPGESYLPVLDALCDVPSIRTIVTRHEGAASNMADAYGKLTGRPGICFVTRGPGATHASNGVHTARQDSTPMILFVGQIEGGFKGREAFQEVDYGQMFGGLAKWVAEIDRIERIPEFVSKAFSMAQSGRPGPVVIALPEEVLFGLASVADAPPVRVARAAPEPSAVATLRERLATAQRPLVVVGGTGWDPQGSEALRRFVHANQLPVAASFRRQDLFDNRDPHYIGQLGLGTSPALLARVKNADLLLVIGSRLSETVSQGYSLIDSPVPQQVLVHVHPDSQELNRVYCAQLPILSCVATFASAAAALAPVESHAWAAWTLAARADYVEHSTPPAAHPQLAGVDMGAVMGHLDEVLPDDAIISNGAGNYTVWVHRFYRYRQPATELAPTNGAMGYGLPAAIAAKLHAPARTVVCFAGDGCFMMYPQELATALQFNAAVVVIVVNNGMLATIRMHQEREYPGRVSATELVNPDFISLARSFGAYAERVERTEDFAGAFARARQAGVAALIELRVDPRQITPQARLQ; the protein is encoded by the coding sequence ATGTCTGATCTCAAGCAAACCCGCAATGGCGGCCAGATCCTGGTCGAAGCCCTGCGTCGCAACGGGGTCGATACCCTGTACTGCGTGCCCGGCGAAAGCTACCTGCCGGTGCTCGACGCGCTGTGTGATGTGCCGTCGATTCGCACCATCGTCACCCGCCACGAAGGGGCGGCGTCGAACATGGCCGACGCTTATGGCAAGCTTACCGGCCGCCCCGGCATCTGCTTCGTGACCCGCGGCCCTGGCGCCACCCACGCCAGCAATGGCGTGCATACGGCGCGCCAGGACTCCACGCCAATGATTTTGTTCGTCGGGCAGATAGAGGGCGGTTTCAAGGGGCGCGAAGCCTTTCAGGAAGTCGACTACGGCCAGATGTTTGGCGGCCTGGCCAAGTGGGTGGCCGAGATCGACCGCATCGAGCGGATTCCCGAGTTTGTCAGCAAGGCATTCAGCATGGCGCAGTCGGGGCGGCCCGGGCCGGTGGTGATCGCCTTGCCCGAAGAAGTGCTGTTCGGCTTGGCGAGCGTGGCCGACGCGCCGCCGGTGCGTGTTGCCCGCGCGGCGCCTGAACCGTCAGCAGTGGCGACGCTGCGCGAACGCCTGGCCACGGCGCAGCGGCCACTGGTAGTCGTTGGTGGCACGGGATGGGATCCGCAGGGCAGCGAAGCACTGCGCCGCTTCGTACACGCCAACCAATTACCGGTCGCGGCCTCTTTTCGGCGCCAGGACCTGTTCGACAACCGTGACCCGCACTACATTGGGCAGTTGGGCCTGGGCACCTCGCCCGCGCTGCTGGCGCGGGTCAAGAACGCCGACCTGCTGCTGGTGATCGGCTCGCGGCTGAGCGAAACCGTGTCCCAGGGCTACAGCCTGATCGATAGCCCAGTGCCCCAGCAGGTGCTGGTTCACGTGCACCCGGATTCGCAGGAGTTGAACCGTGTCTACTGCGCCCAGCTGCCGATTCTGTCTTGCGTGGCGACCTTTGCCAGCGCCGCGGCGGCATTGGCGCCGGTGGAGAGCCATGCCTGGGCCGCCTGGACCCTGGCCGCCCGCGCCGATTACGTTGAACATTCCACGCCGCCTGCCGCCCACCCGCAACTGGCCGGCGTGGACATGGGCGCGGTCATGGGGCATCTGGACGAGGTACTGCCTGACGACGCGATCATCAGCAACGGTGCGGGCAACTACACCGTGTGGGTGCACCGGTTCTACCGCTACCGTCAGCCGGCCACTGAGCTTGCACCCACCAACGGTGCCATGGGCTATGGGCTGCCGGCGGCCATTGCCGCCAAGTTGCATGCCCCCGCGCGTACCGTGGTGTGCTTCGCCGGCGACGGCTGCTTCATGATGTACCCGCAGGAACTGGCTACCGCCCTGCAATTCAACGCTGCGGTGGTGGTGATTGTCGTGAATAACGGCATGCTGGCGACCATTCGCATGCATCAGGAGCGTGAGTACCCCGGCCGGGTGTCGGCTACGGAGCTGGTCAATCCGGACTTCATCAGCCTGGCGCGATCCTTCGGCGCCTACGCCGAGCGGGTCGAGCGCACCGAAGACTTCGCCGGTGCGTTTGCCCGTGCGCGGCAGGCCGGGGTAGCCGCGTTGATCGAACTGCGCGTGGACCCTCGTCAGATCACCCCCCAGGCCCGGCTTCAGTAA